A part of Bubalus bubalis isolate 160015118507 breed Murrah chromosome 6, NDDB_SH_1, whole genome shotgun sequence genomic DNA contains:
- the ATP8B2 gene encoding phospholipid-transporting ATPase ID isoform X5, giving the protein MALCAKKRPPEEERRARANDREYNEKFQYASNCIKTSKYNILTFLPVNLFEQFQEVANTYFLFLLILQLIPQISSLSWFTTIVPLVLVLTITAVKDATDDYFRHKSDNQVNNRQSQVLINGILQQEQWMNVCVGDIIKLENNQFVAADLLLLSSSEPHGLCYIETAELDGETNMKVRQAIPVTSELGDISKLAKFDGEVICEPPNNKLDKFSGTLYWKENKFPLSNQNMLLRGCVLRNTEWCFGLVIFAGPDTKLMQNSGRTKFKRTSIDRLMNTLVLWIFGFLVCMGVILAIGNAIWEHEVGTRFQVYLPWDEAVDSAFFSGFLSFWSYIIILNTVVPISLYVSVEVIRLGHSYFINWDKKMFCMKKRTPAEARTTTLNEELGQVEYIFSDKTGTLTQNIMVFNKCSINGRSYGDVFDVLGHKAELGERPEPVDFSFNPLADKKFLFWDPTLLEAVKMGDPHTHEFFRLLSLCHTVMSEEKSEGELYYKAQSPDEGALVTAARNFGFVFRSRTPKTITVHEMGTAITYQLLAILDFNNIRKRMSVIVRNPEGKIRLYCKGADTILLDRLHHSTQELLNTTTDHLNEYAGEGLRTLVLAYKDLDEEYYEEWAGRRLQASLAQDSRDDRLASVYEEVESDMMLLGATAIEDKLQQGVPETIALLTLANIKIWVLTGDKQETAVNIGYSCKMLTDDMTEVFIVTGHTVLEVREELRKAREKMMDSSRAVGNGFTYQEKLSSSRLSSVLEAVAGEYALVINGHSLAHALEADMELEFLETACACKAVICCRVTPLQKAQVVELVKKYKKAVTLAIGDGANDVSMIKTAHIGVGISGQEGIQAVLASDYSFSQFKFLQRLLLVHGRWSYLRMCKFLCYFFYKNFAFTMVHFWFGFFCGFSAQTVYDQYFITLYNIVYTSLPVLAMGVFDQDVPEQRSMEYPKLYEPGQLNLLFNKREFFICIAQGIYTSVLMFFIPYGVFAEATRDDGTQLADYQSFAVTVATSLVIVVSVQIGLDTGYWTAINHFFIWGSLAVYFAILFAMHSNGLFDMFPNQFRFVGNAQNTLAQPTVWLTIVLTTVVCIMPVVAFRFLRLNLKPDLSDTVRYTQLVRKKQKAQHRCMRRVGRTGSRRSGYAFSHQEGFGELIMSGKNMRLSSLALSSFTTRSSSSWIESLRRKKSDSASSPSGGADKPLKG; this is encoded by the exons ATGGCACTGTGTGCAAAAAAGCGCCCCCCAG aagaagaaaggagggcGCGGGCCAATGACCGAGAATACAATGAGAAATTCCAGTATGCG AGTAACTGCATCAAGACCTCCAAGTACAATATTCTCACCTTCCTGCCTGTCAACCTCTTTGAGCAGTTCCAGGAAGTGGCCAATACCTACTTCCTGTTCCTTCTCATTCTGCAG TTGATCCCACAGATCTCTTCCCTGTCCTGGTTCACCACCATTGTGCCTTTGGTTCTCGTCCTCACCATCACAGCTGTTAAAGATGCCACTGATGACTAT TTCCGCCACAAGAGCGATAACCAAGTGAATAACCGTCAGTCTCAGGTGCTGATCAACGGAAT CCTCCAGCAGGAGCAGTGGATGAATGTCTGTGTTGGTGATATTATCAAGCTAGAAAACAACCAGTTTGTGGCG GCGGatctcctcctcctttccagtAGCGAGCCCCATGGGCTGTGTTACATAGAGACAGCAGAACTTGATGG AGAGACCAACATGAAGGTGCGGCAGGCGATTCCAGTCACCTCGGAATTGGGAGACATCAGTAAGCTTGCCAAGTTTGATG GTGAAGTGATCTGCGAACCTCCCAACAACAAGCTGGACAAATTCAGCGGAACCCTCTACTGGAAGGAGAACAAGTTCCCCCTGAGCAACCAGAACATGCTGCTGCGGGGCTGCGTGCTGCGAAACACCGAGTGGTGCTTCGGGCTGGTCATCTTTGCAG GTCCTGACACTAAGCTGATGCAGAACAGTGGCAGGACAAAATTCAAGAGAACAAGTATTGATCGCCTAATGAACACACTGGTGCTCTGG ATTTTTGGATTCTTGGTCTGCATGGGGGTGATCCTGGCCATTGGCAATGCCATCTGGGAACATGAGGTGGGGACACGCTTCCAGGTCTACCTGCCCTGGGATGAGGCGGTGGACAGTGCCTTCTTCTCTGGCTTCCTCTCCTTCTGGTCCTACATCATCATCCTCAACACCGTCGTGCCCATATCGCTCTATGTCAG TGTGGAGGTCATCCGCCTGGGCCACAGCTACTTCATCAACTGGGACAAGAAGATGTTCTGCATGAAGAAGCGGACGCCCGCCGAGGCCCGCACCACCACCCTGAACGAGGAGCTGGGCCAGGTGGAGTACATCTTCTCTGACAAGACGGGCACCCTGACCCAGAACATCATGGTCTTCAACAAGTGCTCCATCAACGGCCGCAGCTATG GTGACGTGTTCGATGTCCTGGGACACAAAGCTGAATTGGGAGAG AGGCCTGAGCCCGTCGACTTCTCCTTTAATCCTCTGGCTGACAAGAAGTTCTTATTTTGGGACCCCACTCTCTTGGAGGCTGTCAAGATGGGGGACCCCCACACCCACGAGTTCTTCCGCCTCCTCTCCCTGTGTCACACCGTCATGTCAGAAGAGAAGAGCGAAG GGGAGCTGTACTACAAAGCCCAGTCGCCGGATGAGGGGGCCTTGGTCACTGCAGCCAGGAACTTTGGTTTCGTATTCCGCTCTCGTACTCCCAAAACCATCACTGTCCACGAGATGGGCACCGCCATCACCTACCAGCTGCTGGCCATCCTGGACTTCAACAATATCCGCAAACGGATGTCGGTCATAG TGCGGAATCCAGAGGGGAAGATAAGACTATACTGCAAAGGGGCTGACACCATCTTGCTGGACAGACTCCATCATTCTACCCAAGAGCTGCTCAACACCACCACTGACCATCTGAAT GAGTATGCAGGCGAAGGGCTGAGAACCCTGGTCCTGGCCTACAAGGATCTGGATGAAGAATACTACGAGGAGTGGGCCGGGAGACGGCTCCAAGCCAGCCTGGCCCAGGACAGCCGGGACGACCGGCTGGCCAGCGTCTACGAGGAGGTCGAGAGCGACATGATG CTGCTGGGTGCCACAGCCATTGAGGACAAGCTTCAGCAAGGGGTTCCGGAGACCATTGCCCTCCTGACTCTGGCCAACATCAAGATCTGGGTGCTGACTGGAGACAAGCAAG AGACGGCCGTGAACATCGGCTATTCCTGCAAGATGCTGACGGACGACATGACAGAGGTGTTCATAGTCACTGGCCACACGGTTCTGGAAGTGCGAGAGGAGCTCAG GAAAGCCCGGGAGAAGATGATGGATTCGTCCCGTGCTGTGGGCAATGGCTTCACCTACCAGGAGAAACTTTCTTCTTCCAGGCTCAGCTCTGTCCTGGAAGCTGTGGCTGGGGAGTATGCCCTGGTTATCAACGGGCACAGCCTG GCCCACGCGTTAGAGGCAGACATGGAGCTGGAGTTTCTGGAAACCGCCTGTGCCTGCAAAGCTGTCATCTGCTGCCGGGTGACTCCCTTGCAGAAGGCACAGGTGGTGGAACTGGTTAAGAAGTACAAGAAGGCTGTGACCCTGGCCATCGGGGATGGAGCCAACGACGTCAGCATGATCAAAA CGGCTCACATTGGCGTGGGCATCAGCGGGCAGGAAGGGATCCAGGCGGTGCTGGCCTCTGACTACTCCTTCTCCCAGTTCAAGTTCCTGCAGCGCCTTCTGCTGGTGCACGGACGCTGGTCTTACCTGCGCATGTGCAAGTTCCTCTGCTATTTCTTCTACAAGAACTTTGCTTTCACCATGGTCCACTTCTGGTTTGGCTTCTTCTGCGGCTTCTCAGCCCAG ACAGTCTATGACCAGTATTTCATCACCCTTTATAATATCGTGTATACCTCCCTCCCAGTCCTGGCTATGGGGGTCTTCGATCAG GATGTCCCAGAGCAGCGGAGCATGGAGTACCCTAAGTTATACGAGCCAGGCCAGCTGAATCTCCTCTTCAACAAGCGGGAGTTCTTTATCTGCATCGCCCAGGGCATCTACACGTCCGTGCTCATGTTCTTCATCCCCTATGGGGTGTTTGCTGAAGCCACCCGGGATGATGGCACCCAGCTGGCTGACTACCAGTCCTTTGCGGTCACCGTGGCCACTTCGCTGGTCATCGTGGTCAGTGTACAG ATTGGACTGGATACTGGCTACTGGACAGCCATCAACCACTTCTTCATCTGGGGCAGCCTGGCAGTTTACTTTGCCATCCTCTTTGCCATGCACAGCAATGGGCTCTTCGACATGTTTCCAAACCAATTCCGGTTTGTGG GTAATGCCCAGAACACCCTGGCCCAGCCGACTGTGTGGCTGACCATCGTGCTTACCACGGTCGTCTGCATCATGCCTGTGGTCGCCTTTCGGTTTCTCAGGCTGAACCTGAAGCCAGATCTCTCGGACACG GTCCGCTACACCCAGCTGGTGAGGAAGAAGCAGAAGGCCCAACACCGCTGCATGAGGCGGGTGGGCCGCACGGGGTCCCGGCGCTCTGGCTACGCCTTCTCCCACCAGGAGGGCTTCGGGGAGCTCATCATGTCTGGCAAGAACATGCGGCTCAGCTCCCTGGCGCTCTCCAGCTTCACCACGCGCTCCAGCTCCAGCTGGATCGAGAGCCTGCGCAGGAAGAAGAGTGACAGTGCCAGCAGCCCCAGTGGAGGGGCCGACAAGCCCCTCAAGGGCTGA
- the ATP8B2 gene encoding phospholipid-transporting ATPase ID isoform X3, with protein MALCAKKRPPEEERRARANDREYNEKFQYAVRGPRPPVPSSWVGKEGQSNCIKTSKYNILTFLPVNLFEQFQEVANTYFLFLLILQLIPQISSLSWFTTIVPLVLVLTITAVKDATDDYFRHKSDNQVNNRQSQVLINGILQQEQWMNVCVGDIIKLENNQFVAADLLLLSSSEPHGLCYIETAELDGETNMKVRQAIPVTSELGDISKLAKFDGEVICEPPNNKLDKFSGTLYWKENKFPLSNQNMLLRGCVLRNTEWCFGLVIFAGPDTKLMQNSGRTKFKRTSIDRLMNTLVLWIFGFLVCMGVILAIGNAIWEHEVGTRFQVYLPWDEAVDSAFFSGFLSFWSYIIILNTVVPISLYVSVEVIRLGHSYFINWDKKMFCMKKRTPAEARTTTLNEELGQVEYIFSDKTGTLTQNIMVFNKCSINGRSYGDVFDVLGHKAELGERPEPVDFSFNPLADKKFLFWDPTLLEAVKMGDPHTHEFFRLLSLCHTVMSEEKSEGELYYKAQSPDEGALVTAARNFGFVFRSRTPKTITVHEMGTAITYQLLAILDFNNIRKRMSVIVRNPEGKIRLYCKGADTILLDRLHHSTQELLNTTTDHLNEYAGEGLRTLVLAYKDLDEEYYEEWAGRRLQASLAQDSRDDRLASVYEEVESDMMLLGATAIEDKLQQGVPETIALLTLANIKIWVLTGDKQETAVNIGYSCKMLTDDMTEVFIVTGHTVLEVREELRKAREKMMDSSRAVGNGFTYQEKLSSSRLSSVLEAVAGEYALVINGHSLAHALEADMELEFLETACACKAVICCRVTPLQKAQVVELVKKYKKAVTLAIGDGANDVSMIKTAHIGVGISGQEGIQAVLASDYSFSQFKFLQRLLLVHGRWSYLRMCKFLCYFFYKNFAFTMVHFWFGFFCGFSAQTVYDQYFITLYNIVYTSLPVLAMGVFDQDVPEQRSMEYPKLYEPGQLNLLFNKREFFICIAQGIYTSVLMFFIPYGVFAEATRDDGTQLADYQSFAVTVATSLVIVVSVQIGLDTGYWTAINHFFIWGSLAVYFAILFAMHSNGLFDMFPNQFRFVGNAQNTLAQPTVWLTIVLTTVVCIMPVVAFRFLRLNLKPDLSDTVRYTQLVRKKQKAQHRCMRRVGRTGSRRSGYAFSHQEGFGELIMSGKNMRLSSLALSSFTTRSSSSWIESLRRKKSDSASSPSGGADKPLKG; from the exons ATGGCACTGTGTGCAAAAAAGCGCCCCCCAG aagaagaaaggagggcGCGGGCCAATGACCGAGAATACAATGAGAAATTCCAGTATGCGGTGAGAGGCCCCAGACCACCTGTGCCCtcttcctgggtcgggaaggaaGGACAG AGTAACTGCATCAAGACCTCCAAGTACAATATTCTCACCTTCCTGCCTGTCAACCTCTTTGAGCAGTTCCAGGAAGTGGCCAATACCTACTTCCTGTTCCTTCTCATTCTGCAG TTGATCCCACAGATCTCTTCCCTGTCCTGGTTCACCACCATTGTGCCTTTGGTTCTCGTCCTCACCATCACAGCTGTTAAAGATGCCACTGATGACTAT TTCCGCCACAAGAGCGATAACCAAGTGAATAACCGTCAGTCTCAGGTGCTGATCAACGGAAT CCTCCAGCAGGAGCAGTGGATGAATGTCTGTGTTGGTGATATTATCAAGCTAGAAAACAACCAGTTTGTGGCG GCGGatctcctcctcctttccagtAGCGAGCCCCATGGGCTGTGTTACATAGAGACAGCAGAACTTGATGG AGAGACCAACATGAAGGTGCGGCAGGCGATTCCAGTCACCTCGGAATTGGGAGACATCAGTAAGCTTGCCAAGTTTGATG GTGAAGTGATCTGCGAACCTCCCAACAACAAGCTGGACAAATTCAGCGGAACCCTCTACTGGAAGGAGAACAAGTTCCCCCTGAGCAACCAGAACATGCTGCTGCGGGGCTGCGTGCTGCGAAACACCGAGTGGTGCTTCGGGCTGGTCATCTTTGCAG GTCCTGACACTAAGCTGATGCAGAACAGTGGCAGGACAAAATTCAAGAGAACAAGTATTGATCGCCTAATGAACACACTGGTGCTCTGG ATTTTTGGATTCTTGGTCTGCATGGGGGTGATCCTGGCCATTGGCAATGCCATCTGGGAACATGAGGTGGGGACACGCTTCCAGGTCTACCTGCCCTGGGATGAGGCGGTGGACAGTGCCTTCTTCTCTGGCTTCCTCTCCTTCTGGTCCTACATCATCATCCTCAACACCGTCGTGCCCATATCGCTCTATGTCAG TGTGGAGGTCATCCGCCTGGGCCACAGCTACTTCATCAACTGGGACAAGAAGATGTTCTGCATGAAGAAGCGGACGCCCGCCGAGGCCCGCACCACCACCCTGAACGAGGAGCTGGGCCAGGTGGAGTACATCTTCTCTGACAAGACGGGCACCCTGACCCAGAACATCATGGTCTTCAACAAGTGCTCCATCAACGGCCGCAGCTATG GTGACGTGTTCGATGTCCTGGGACACAAAGCTGAATTGGGAGAG AGGCCTGAGCCCGTCGACTTCTCCTTTAATCCTCTGGCTGACAAGAAGTTCTTATTTTGGGACCCCACTCTCTTGGAGGCTGTCAAGATGGGGGACCCCCACACCCACGAGTTCTTCCGCCTCCTCTCCCTGTGTCACACCGTCATGTCAGAAGAGAAGAGCGAAG GGGAGCTGTACTACAAAGCCCAGTCGCCGGATGAGGGGGCCTTGGTCACTGCAGCCAGGAACTTTGGTTTCGTATTCCGCTCTCGTACTCCCAAAACCATCACTGTCCACGAGATGGGCACCGCCATCACCTACCAGCTGCTGGCCATCCTGGACTTCAACAATATCCGCAAACGGATGTCGGTCATAG TGCGGAATCCAGAGGGGAAGATAAGACTATACTGCAAAGGGGCTGACACCATCTTGCTGGACAGACTCCATCATTCTACCCAAGAGCTGCTCAACACCACCACTGACCATCTGAAT GAGTATGCAGGCGAAGGGCTGAGAACCCTGGTCCTGGCCTACAAGGATCTGGATGAAGAATACTACGAGGAGTGGGCCGGGAGACGGCTCCAAGCCAGCCTGGCCCAGGACAGCCGGGACGACCGGCTGGCCAGCGTCTACGAGGAGGTCGAGAGCGACATGATG CTGCTGGGTGCCACAGCCATTGAGGACAAGCTTCAGCAAGGGGTTCCGGAGACCATTGCCCTCCTGACTCTGGCCAACATCAAGATCTGGGTGCTGACTGGAGACAAGCAAG AGACGGCCGTGAACATCGGCTATTCCTGCAAGATGCTGACGGACGACATGACAGAGGTGTTCATAGTCACTGGCCACACGGTTCTGGAAGTGCGAGAGGAGCTCAG GAAAGCCCGGGAGAAGATGATGGATTCGTCCCGTGCTGTGGGCAATGGCTTCACCTACCAGGAGAAACTTTCTTCTTCCAGGCTCAGCTCTGTCCTGGAAGCTGTGGCTGGGGAGTATGCCCTGGTTATCAACGGGCACAGCCTG GCCCACGCGTTAGAGGCAGACATGGAGCTGGAGTTTCTGGAAACCGCCTGTGCCTGCAAAGCTGTCATCTGCTGCCGGGTGACTCCCTTGCAGAAGGCACAGGTGGTGGAACTGGTTAAGAAGTACAAGAAGGCTGTGACCCTGGCCATCGGGGATGGAGCCAACGACGTCAGCATGATCAAAA CGGCTCACATTGGCGTGGGCATCAGCGGGCAGGAAGGGATCCAGGCGGTGCTGGCCTCTGACTACTCCTTCTCCCAGTTCAAGTTCCTGCAGCGCCTTCTGCTGGTGCACGGACGCTGGTCTTACCTGCGCATGTGCAAGTTCCTCTGCTATTTCTTCTACAAGAACTTTGCTTTCACCATGGTCCACTTCTGGTTTGGCTTCTTCTGCGGCTTCTCAGCCCAG ACAGTCTATGACCAGTATTTCATCACCCTTTATAATATCGTGTATACCTCCCTCCCAGTCCTGGCTATGGGGGTCTTCGATCAG GATGTCCCAGAGCAGCGGAGCATGGAGTACCCTAAGTTATACGAGCCAGGCCAGCTGAATCTCCTCTTCAACAAGCGGGAGTTCTTTATCTGCATCGCCCAGGGCATCTACACGTCCGTGCTCATGTTCTTCATCCCCTATGGGGTGTTTGCTGAAGCCACCCGGGATGATGGCACCCAGCTGGCTGACTACCAGTCCTTTGCGGTCACCGTGGCCACTTCGCTGGTCATCGTGGTCAGTGTACAG ATTGGACTGGATACTGGCTACTGGACAGCCATCAACCACTTCTTCATCTGGGGCAGCCTGGCAGTTTACTTTGCCATCCTCTTTGCCATGCACAGCAATGGGCTCTTCGACATGTTTCCAAACCAATTCCGGTTTGTGG GTAATGCCCAGAACACCCTGGCCCAGCCGACTGTGTGGCTGACCATCGTGCTTACCACGGTCGTCTGCATCATGCCTGTGGTCGCCTTTCGGTTTCTCAGGCTGAACCTGAAGCCAGATCTCTCGGACACG GTCCGCTACACCCAGCTGGTGAGGAAGAAGCAGAAGGCCCAACACCGCTGCATGAGGCGGGTGGGCCGCACGGGGTCCCGGCGCTCTGGCTACGCCTTCTCCCACCAGGAGGGCTTCGGGGAGCTCATCATGTCTGGCAAGAACATGCGGCTCAGCTCCCTGGCGCTCTCCAGCTTCACCACGCGCTCCAGCTCCAGCTGGATCGAGAGCCTGCGCAGGAAGAAGAGTGACAGTGCCAGCAGCCCCAGTGGAGGGGCCGACAAGCCCCTCAAGGGCTGA
- the ATP8B2 gene encoding phospholipid-transporting ATPase ID isoform X4 → MTVPKEMPEKWARAGAPPSWSRKKPSWGTEEERRARANDREYNEKFQYAVRGPRPPVPSSWVGKEGQSNCIKTSKYNILTFLPVNLFEQFQEVANTYFLFLLILQLIPQISSLSWFTTIVPLVLVLTITAVKDATDDYFRHKSDNQVNNRQSQVLINGILQQEQWMNVCVGDIIKLENNQFVAADLLLLSSSEPHGLCYIETAELDGETNMKVRQAIPVTSELGDISKLAKFDGEVICEPPNNKLDKFSGTLYWKENKFPLSNQNMLLRGCVLRNTEWCFGLVIFAGPDTKLMQNSGRTKFKRTSIDRLMNTLVLWIFGFLVCMGVILAIGNAIWEHEVGTRFQVYLPWDEAVDSAFFSGFLSFWSYIIILNTVVPISLYVSVEVIRLGHSYFINWDKKMFCMKKRTPAEARTTTLNEELGQVEYIFSDKTGTLTQNIMVFNKCSINGRSYGDVFDVLGHKAELGERPEPVDFSFNPLADKKFLFWDPTLLEAVKMGDPHTHEFFRLLSLCHTVMSEEKSEGELYYKAQSPDEGALVTAARNFGFVFRSRTPKTITVHEMGTAITYQLLAILDFNNIRKRMSVIVRNPEGKIRLYCKGADTILLDRLHHSTQELLNTTTDHLNEYAGEGLRTLVLAYKDLDEEYYEEWAGRRLQASLAQDSRDDRLASVYEEVESDMMLLGATAIEDKLQQGVPETIALLTLANIKIWVLTGDKQETAVNIGYSCKMLTDDMTEVFIVTGHTVLEVREELRKAREKMMDSSRAVGNGFTYQEKLSSSRLSSVLEAVAGEYALVINGHSLAHALEADMELEFLETACACKAVICCRVTPLQKAQVVELVKKYKKAVTLAIGDGANDVSMIKTAHIGVGISGQEGIQAVLASDYSFSQFKFLQRLLLVHGRWSYLRMCKFLCYFFYKNFAFTMVHFWFGFFCGFSAQDVPEQRSMEYPKLYEPGQLNLLFNKREFFICIAQGIYTSVLMFFIPYGVFAEATRDDGTQLADYQSFAVTVATSLVIVVSVQIGLDTGYWTAINHFFIWGSLAVYFAILFAMHSNGLFDMFPNQFRFVGNAQNTLAQPTVWLTIVLTTVVCIMPVVAFRFLRLNLKPDLSDTVRYTQLVRKKQKAQHRCMRRVGRTGSRRSGYAFSHQEGFGELIMSGKNMRLSSLALSSFTTRSSSSWIESLRRKKSDSASSPSGGADKPLKG, encoded by the exons ATGACGGTCCCCAAGGAGATGCCCGAGAAGTGGGCCCGGGCCGGGGCGCCCCCCTCCTGGAGCAGAAAGAAACCCTCCTGGGGGACAG aagaagaaaggagggcGCGGGCCAATGACCGAGAATACAATGAGAAATTCCAGTATGCGGTGAGAGGCCCCAGACCACCTGTGCCCtcttcctgggtcgggaaggaaGGACAG AGTAACTGCATCAAGACCTCCAAGTACAATATTCTCACCTTCCTGCCTGTCAACCTCTTTGAGCAGTTCCAGGAAGTGGCCAATACCTACTTCCTGTTCCTTCTCATTCTGCAG TTGATCCCACAGATCTCTTCCCTGTCCTGGTTCACCACCATTGTGCCTTTGGTTCTCGTCCTCACCATCACAGCTGTTAAAGATGCCACTGATGACTAT TTCCGCCACAAGAGCGATAACCAAGTGAATAACCGTCAGTCTCAGGTGCTGATCAACGGAAT CCTCCAGCAGGAGCAGTGGATGAATGTCTGTGTTGGTGATATTATCAAGCTAGAAAACAACCAGTTTGTGGCG GCGGatctcctcctcctttccagtAGCGAGCCCCATGGGCTGTGTTACATAGAGACAGCAGAACTTGATGG AGAGACCAACATGAAGGTGCGGCAGGCGATTCCAGTCACCTCGGAATTGGGAGACATCAGTAAGCTTGCCAAGTTTGATG GTGAAGTGATCTGCGAACCTCCCAACAACAAGCTGGACAAATTCAGCGGAACCCTCTACTGGAAGGAGAACAAGTTCCCCCTGAGCAACCAGAACATGCTGCTGCGGGGCTGCGTGCTGCGAAACACCGAGTGGTGCTTCGGGCTGGTCATCTTTGCAG GTCCTGACACTAAGCTGATGCAGAACAGTGGCAGGACAAAATTCAAGAGAACAAGTATTGATCGCCTAATGAACACACTGGTGCTCTGG ATTTTTGGATTCTTGGTCTGCATGGGGGTGATCCTGGCCATTGGCAATGCCATCTGGGAACATGAGGTGGGGACACGCTTCCAGGTCTACCTGCCCTGGGATGAGGCGGTGGACAGTGCCTTCTTCTCTGGCTTCCTCTCCTTCTGGTCCTACATCATCATCCTCAACACCGTCGTGCCCATATCGCTCTATGTCAG TGTGGAGGTCATCCGCCTGGGCCACAGCTACTTCATCAACTGGGACAAGAAGATGTTCTGCATGAAGAAGCGGACGCCCGCCGAGGCCCGCACCACCACCCTGAACGAGGAGCTGGGCCAGGTGGAGTACATCTTCTCTGACAAGACGGGCACCCTGACCCAGAACATCATGGTCTTCAACAAGTGCTCCATCAACGGCCGCAGCTATG GTGACGTGTTCGATGTCCTGGGACACAAAGCTGAATTGGGAGAG AGGCCTGAGCCCGTCGACTTCTCCTTTAATCCTCTGGCTGACAAGAAGTTCTTATTTTGGGACCCCACTCTCTTGGAGGCTGTCAAGATGGGGGACCCCCACACCCACGAGTTCTTCCGCCTCCTCTCCCTGTGTCACACCGTCATGTCAGAAGAGAAGAGCGAAG GGGAGCTGTACTACAAAGCCCAGTCGCCGGATGAGGGGGCCTTGGTCACTGCAGCCAGGAACTTTGGTTTCGTATTCCGCTCTCGTACTCCCAAAACCATCACTGTCCACGAGATGGGCACCGCCATCACCTACCAGCTGCTGGCCATCCTGGACTTCAACAATATCCGCAAACGGATGTCGGTCATAG TGCGGAATCCAGAGGGGAAGATAAGACTATACTGCAAAGGGGCTGACACCATCTTGCTGGACAGACTCCATCATTCTACCCAAGAGCTGCTCAACACCACCACTGACCATCTGAAT GAGTATGCAGGCGAAGGGCTGAGAACCCTGGTCCTGGCCTACAAGGATCTGGATGAAGAATACTACGAGGAGTGGGCCGGGAGACGGCTCCAAGCCAGCCTGGCCCAGGACAGCCGGGACGACCGGCTGGCCAGCGTCTACGAGGAGGTCGAGAGCGACATGATG CTGCTGGGTGCCACAGCCATTGAGGACAAGCTTCAGCAAGGGGTTCCGGAGACCATTGCCCTCCTGACTCTGGCCAACATCAAGATCTGGGTGCTGACTGGAGACAAGCAAG AGACGGCCGTGAACATCGGCTATTCCTGCAAGATGCTGACGGACGACATGACAGAGGTGTTCATAGTCACTGGCCACACGGTTCTGGAAGTGCGAGAGGAGCTCAG GAAAGCCCGGGAGAAGATGATGGATTCGTCCCGTGCTGTGGGCAATGGCTTCACCTACCAGGAGAAACTTTCTTCTTCCAGGCTCAGCTCTGTCCTGGAAGCTGTGGCTGGGGAGTATGCCCTGGTTATCAACGGGCACAGCCTG GCCCACGCGTTAGAGGCAGACATGGAGCTGGAGTTTCTGGAAACCGCCTGTGCCTGCAAAGCTGTCATCTGCTGCCGGGTGACTCCCTTGCAGAAGGCACAGGTGGTGGAACTGGTTAAGAAGTACAAGAAGGCTGTGACCCTGGCCATCGGGGATGGAGCCAACGACGTCAGCATGATCAAAA CGGCTCACATTGGCGTGGGCATCAGCGGGCAGGAAGGGATCCAGGCGGTGCTGGCCTCTGACTACTCCTTCTCCCAGTTCAAGTTCCTGCAGCGCCTTCTGCTGGTGCACGGACGCTGGTCTTACCTGCGCATGTGCAAGTTCCTCTGCTATTTCTTCTACAAGAACTTTGCTTTCACCATGGTCCACTTCTGGTTTGGCTTCTTCTGCGGCTTCTCAGCCCAG GATGTCCCAGAGCAGCGGAGCATGGAGTACCCTAAGTTATACGAGCCAGGCCAGCTGAATCTCCTCTTCAACAAGCGGGAGTTCTTTATCTGCATCGCCCAGGGCATCTACACGTCCGTGCTCATGTTCTTCATCCCCTATGGGGTGTTTGCTGAAGCCACCCGGGATGATGGCACCCAGCTGGCTGACTACCAGTCCTTTGCGGTCACCGTGGCCACTTCGCTGGTCATCGTGGTCAGTGTACAG ATTGGACTGGATACTGGCTACTGGACAGCCATCAACCACTTCTTCATCTGGGGCAGCCTGGCAGTTTACTTTGCCATCCTCTTTGCCATGCACAGCAATGGGCTCTTCGACATGTTTCCAAACCAATTCCGGTTTGTGG GTAATGCCCAGAACACCCTGGCCCAGCCGACTGTGTGGCTGACCATCGTGCTTACCACGGTCGTCTGCATCATGCCTGTGGTCGCCTTTCGGTTTCTCAGGCTGAACCTGAAGCCAGATCTCTCGGACACG GTCCGCTACACCCAGCTGGTGAGGAAGAAGCAGAAGGCCCAACACCGCTGCATGAGGCGGGTGGGCCGCACGGGGTCCCGGCGCTCTGGCTACGCCTTCTCCCACCAGGAGGGCTTCGGGGAGCTCATCATGTCTGGCAAGAACATGCGGCTCAGCTCCCTGGCGCTCTCCAGCTTCACCACGCGCTCCAGCTCCAGCTGGATCGAGAGCCTGCGCAGGAAGAAGAGTGACAGTGCCAGCAGCCCCAGTGGAGGGGCCGACAAGCCCCTCAAGGGCTGA